Proteins from a genomic interval of Ferrovibrio terrae:
- the trmFO gene encoding methylenetetrahydrofolate--tRNA-(uracil(54)-C(5))-methyltransferase (FADH(2)-oxidizing) TrmFO, giving the protein MSENIRPIHVIGGGLAGSEAAWQIAGAGVPVVLHEMRPVRKTDAHQGEGLAELVCSNSFRSDDPEGNAVGLLHEELRRCDSLIMRAADVAKVPAGGALAVDRDVFSAEVQKVIEAHPLIELRREEIAGLPPAEWDNVIVATGPLTSPPLADAVRALTGEQSLAFFDAIAPIVHRDSIDMDKAWFQSRYDKVGPGGAGEQGEGADYINCPFEKPNYLEFHAALLAAEKTEFKDWEKNTPYFEGCLPIEVMAERGPRTLTFGPMKPVGLTDPRTGRKPYAVVQLRQDNKLGTLFNMVGFQTKMKYAEQTRVFRMIPGLENAQFARLGGIHRNTFLNSPKLLDSQLRLKAMPSLRFAGQVTGVEGYVESTAIGLLAGRMAAAQRLGSEQPAPPPTTALGALHTHITGGADAKHFQPMNVNFGLFPPLGTDVPRNERKPGLSRRALRDLATWLNGATAAAA; this is encoded by the coding sequence ATGAGTGAGAACATTCGACCCATCCATGTGATTGGTGGCGGTCTGGCCGGCTCGGAAGCCGCCTGGCAGATCGCCGGCGCCGGCGTGCCCGTGGTGCTGCACGAGATGCGTCCCGTGCGCAAGACCGATGCGCATCAGGGTGAAGGGCTGGCCGAACTGGTCTGCTCGAATTCCTTCCGCTCCGACGATCCCGAAGGCAATGCCGTCGGCCTGCTGCATGAGGAACTGCGCCGCTGCGACTCCCTGATCATGCGGGCAGCCGATGTCGCCAAGGTGCCGGCCGGCGGCGCGTTGGCGGTCGACCGTGATGTCTTTTCCGCCGAGGTGCAGAAAGTCATCGAAGCGCACCCGCTGATCGAACTGCGCCGCGAGGAAATCGCTGGCCTGCCGCCCGCCGAATGGGACAATGTGATTGTGGCAACCGGCCCGCTCACCTCACCGCCGCTGGCGGATGCCGTGCGTGCATTGACCGGTGAGCAGAGTCTCGCCTTCTTCGATGCGATCGCGCCCATCGTGCATCGCGACAGTATCGACATGGACAAGGCCTGGTTCCAGTCGCGCTACGACAAGGTGGGCCCTGGCGGCGCCGGCGAACAGGGCGAAGGCGCGGATTACATCAACTGCCCCTTCGAGAAGCCGAATTACCTTGAATTTCATGCAGCCCTGCTCGCGGCCGAGAAAACAGAATTCAAGGACTGGGAAAAGAACACGCCCTATTTCGAGGGCTGCCTGCCCATTGAGGTGATGGCGGAGCGCGGCCCACGCACGCTAACCTTCGGCCCGATGAAACCGGTCGGCCTGACCGATCCGCGCACTGGCCGCAAACCCTATGCGGTCGTTCAACTGCGCCAGGACAACAAGCTGGGCACGCTGTTCAACATGGTCGGCTTCCAGACCAAGATGAAATACGCCGAGCAGACCCGCGTCTTCCGCATGATCCCCGGCCTGGAGAATGCGCAGTTCGCGCGGCTCGGCGGCATCCATCGCAACACCTTCCTCAACTCTCCCAAGCTGCTCGACAGTCAATTGCGCCTGAAGGCCATGCCCAGTCTGCGCTTTGCCGGCCAGGTGACTGGCGTGGAGGGTTATGTCGAAAGCACCGCGATCGGACTTCTCGCCGGCCGCATGGCGGCTGCGCAGCGGCTGGGCAGCGAACAACCTGCGCCACCGCCGACCACGGCACTGGGCGCGCTGCATACCCACATCACCGGCGGCGCAGATGCGAAACATTTCCAGCCGATGAATGTCAATTTCGGCCTGTTTCCACCGCTCGGCACGGATGTGCCGCGCAACGAGCGCAAGCCCGGCCTGAGCCGCCGTGCCCTGCGCGATCTGGCCACCTGGCTCAACGGAGCGACCGCCGCGGCTGCATGA
- a CDS encoding regulatory protein RecX encodes MTGGRQRKVPKKITPGYLEKAALFYLERYSSSAGNLRRVLDRKISSSIREHGAPTKEEAIGWVAELIAKLQRNRLLDDQAYAISRVRRLYAEGKSLGRIRQTLAVKGIGKEDADAALERLAAESATPVSDLPAAAAFARKRKLGPYRGDPAQRAEMRQKDLGALARRGFSQAVAMKILNSKDIADLEKLLEGEGWEN; translated from the coding sequence ATGACCGGCGGCCGCCAGAGGAAAGTCCCGAAAAAGATCACGCCGGGATATCTGGAAAAGGCAGCCCTCTTCTATCTGGAACGCTACAGCAGCTCGGCGGGGAATCTCCGCCGGGTGCTGGATCGCAAGATCAGCAGTTCGATCAGGGAACACGGCGCGCCGACCAAAGAGGAAGCCATCGGCTGGGTTGCCGAGTTAATCGCCAAACTGCAGCGCAACCGGTTGCTGGACGATCAGGCCTATGCAATCAGCCGTGTGCGACGCCTGTACGCGGAGGGCAAATCGTTGGGCCGCATCCGGCAGACCCTTGCGGTCAAAGGTATCGGCAAGGAAGATGCCGATGCGGCGCTGGAGCGGCTGGCGGCTGAATCCGCAACCCCGGTTTCCGACCTGCCTGCAGCGGCGGCTTTTGCCCGCAAGCGCAAATTGGGCCCGTATCGCGGCGATCCGGCGCAGCGGGCCGAGATGCGGCAAAAGGATCTGGGCGCCCTCGCCCGTCGCGGCTTCAGTCAGGCCGTGGCAATGAAGATTCTCAATTCAAAAGATATTGCTGACTTAGAAAAGCTGCTCGAGGGGGAAGGATGGGAAAATTAG
- a CDS encoding GlcG/HbpS family heme-binding protein codes for MITRKALTLADVQAIAAGAEAEAIKNDWKVSIAITDDGGHLLHFQRLDGAPTQSTYISQGKAKAAAFSRKPTKALEDIVGGGRNAFLSVPDMVLLEGGEPIIVDGVCIGGVGVSGVKSSDDAIIARAGIAKLGA; via the coding sequence ATGATCACGCGTAAAGCCCTGACGTTGGCCGATGTTCAGGCCATTGCCGCCGGCGCCGAAGCCGAGGCTATCAAAAACGACTGGAAGGTCAGCATCGCCATCACCGACGATGGCGGCCACCTGCTGCATTTCCAGCGCCTGGACGGCGCGCCGACGCAGTCGACCTATATCAGCCAGGGCAAGGCCAAGGCAGCCGCCTTTTCGCGCAAGCCGACCAAGGCGCTGGAAGATATCGTCGGCGGCGGCCGTAATGCGTTCCTGTCGGTGCCGGATATGGTACTGCTGGAAGGCGGTGAGCCGATCATCGTGGACGGTGTCTGCATCGGCGGTGTTGGCGTGTCGGGCGTGAAGTCGAGTGATGATGCGATCATCGCCCGCGCCGGTATCGCCAAGCTGGGCGCCTGA
- the uvrA gene encoding excinuclease ABC subunit UvrA yields MQKFISVRGAREHNLKNVDVDIPRDKLVVLTGLSGSGKSSLAFDTIYAEGQRRYVESLSAYARQFLELMQKPDVDHIDGLSPAISIEQKTTSKNPRSTVGTVTEIYDYLRLLFARIGVPYSPATGLPIESQTVSQMVDRVLGMTEGTRLLILAPIVRGRKGEYRKELQDLQKRGFQRVKVDGKLYEIAEVPALNKKLKHDIEVVVDRVVVRADIKTRLADSIETALNLADGIAFAENADKDERTIFSAKFACPVSGFTIEEIEPRLFSFNSPHGACPTCDGLGSKMYFDAAMVVPEEGISLKEGAIVPWSRAATPSPYYLQTLEGLAKFYKFSLTTKWKELPAKTRNAILHGSGDDIVPITYDDGMRTYTVKRPFEGVLPNLERRWRETESDTIREDLSRYQSATACETCNGYRLKAEAMAVKVGGLHIGQACEFSISEARDWFLSLTKKLKPKEKDIAARILKEINDRLGFLVNVGLDYLSMSRSSGTLSGGESQRIRLASQIGSGLTGVLYVLDEPSIGLHQRDNAKLLETLVHLRDIGNSVLVVEHDEEAIRQADYVIDMGPAAGVHGGEIIAEGTPEDIMAAKKSVTGQYLNGTRFVAVPKVRRKRVSNKLLKVIGAKANNLQNVSVDFPLGLFTCVTGVSGGGKSTLTIETLYKAISRKLNNSRELPGAHERIEGLEWLDKIVDIDQSPIGRTPRSNPATYTGAFGPIRDWFAGLPEAKTRGYAPGRFSFNVKGGRCEACQGDGLIKIEMHFLPDVYVQCDVCKGKRYNRETLEIHYRDKSIADVLDMTVEDGAEFFKAVPTIREKLETLNRVGLGYIKIGQSATTLSGGEAQRVKLAKELSKRATGRTLYILDEPTTGLHFEDVRKLLEVLHELVDSGNTMIVIEHNLEVVKTADWIVDMGPEGGSGGGRVVAQGTPEDVAKVKDSYTGQYLKEYLKPAAQRSTPSLKKSSRDAAE; encoded by the coding sequence ATGCAGAAGTTCATATCGGTCCGCGGTGCCCGCGAGCACAATCTGAAGAACGTGGATGTCGACATCCCGCGCGACAAGCTGGTCGTCCTGACCGGCCTGTCGGGGTCGGGCAAGTCTTCCCTCGCCTTCGATACGATCTATGCGGAGGGCCAGCGCCGCTACGTCGAATCGCTGTCGGCCTATGCGCGCCAGTTCCTCGAGCTGATGCAGAAACCCGATGTCGACCATATCGACGGCCTGAGCCCGGCGATCTCCATCGAGCAGAAGACCACCTCGAAGAATCCGCGCTCGACGGTCGGCACCGTCACCGAGATCTACGACTACCTGCGCCTGCTGTTCGCGCGTATCGGCGTGCCCTACTCACCCGCCACCGGTTTGCCGATCGAAAGCCAGACGGTCAGCCAGATGGTGGATCGCGTGCTGGGCATGACCGAAGGCACCCGCCTGCTGATCCTCGCGCCCATCGTGCGCGGCCGCAAAGGCGAATACAGAAAAGAATTGCAGGACCTGCAGAAGCGCGGCTTCCAGCGCGTGAAGGTCGACGGCAAGCTCTACGAGATCGCCGAGGTGCCGGCGCTCAACAAGAAGCTGAAGCACGATATCGAAGTGGTGGTTGACCGCGTGGTCGTGCGCGCTGACATCAAGACGCGACTGGCGGATTCCATCGAGACCGCGCTGAATCTCGCCGATGGCATTGCCTTTGCCGAGAATGCCGACAAGGACGAACGCACCATCTTCTCGGCGAAATTCGCCTGCCCGGTCTCAGGCTTCACCATCGAGGAGATTGAGCCGCGGCTGTTCTCGTTCAACAGCCCGCATGGCGCCTGCCCGACCTGCGATGGCCTCGGCTCGAAGATGTATTTCGACGCCGCCATGGTGGTGCCGGAGGAAGGCATCTCCCTGAAGGAAGGCGCCATCGTGCCATGGTCGCGTGCCGCCACGCCCTCGCCCTACTACCTGCAGACGCTCGAAGGCCTGGCGAAGTTCTATAAATTCTCGCTCACCACCAAGTGGAAGGAGCTGCCGGCCAAGACCCGCAACGCCATCCTGCATGGTTCCGGCGATGACATCGTGCCGATCACCTACGACGATGGCATGCGGACCTACACGGTGAAGCGGCCGTTCGAAGGCGTGCTGCCGAATCTGGAGCGGCGCTGGCGCGAGACTGAATCCGACACCATCCGCGAGGACCTGTCGCGTTATCAGTCGGCCACGGCCTGCGAGACCTGCAACGGCTATCGTCTGAAGGCGGAGGCCATGGCGGTGAAGGTCGGCGGCCTGCATATCGGCCAGGCCTGCGAATTCTCGATTTCCGAGGCGCGCGACTGGTTCCTCAGCCTGACGAAAAAGCTTAAGCCCAAGGAAAAGGATATCGCGGCGCGCATCCTGAAAGAAATCAACGACCGCCTGGGTTTCCTGGTCAATGTCGGCCTCGACTATCTCTCGATGTCACGCTCGTCGGGTACGCTGTCGGGCGGCGAAAGCCAGCGTATCCGGCTGGCCTCGCAGATTGGCTCTGGCCTCACCGGCGTGCTCTATGTGCTGGACGAGCCTTCGATCGGCCTGCATCAGCGCGACAATGCCAAACTGCTCGAGACGCTGGTGCATCTGCGCGACATCGGGAACAGCGTGCTGGTGGTGGAGCATGATGAGGAAGCCATCCGGCAGGCCGACTATGTCATCGACATGGGGCCAGCGGCTGGCGTGCATGGCGGCGAAATCATCGCCGAGGGCACGCCTGAAGACATCATGGCGGCGAAGAAATCCGTCACCGGCCAGTATCTGAACGGCACCAGGTTCGTTGCCGTGCCCAAGGTCCGCCGCAAGCGCGTGTCGAACAAGCTGTTGAAGGTGATCGGCGCCAAGGCCAACAATCTGCAGAATGTGTCGGTCGATTTTCCGCTCGGCCTGTTCACCTGCGTCACCGGTGTGTCCGGTGGCGGCAAATCGACGCTGACCATCGAGACGCTGTACAAGGCGATCTCGCGCAAGCTGAACAACAGCCGCGAACTGCCCGGCGCACATGAGCGGATCGAAGGCCTGGAATGGCTCGACAAGATCGTCGACATCGATCAGTCGCCGATCGGCCGCACGCCGCGCTCCAATCCGGCCACCTATACCGGCGCCTTCGGCCCGATCCGCGACTGGTTCGCCGGACTGCCCGAGGCCAAGACGCGCGGCTATGCGCCCGGCCGTTTCTCGTTCAACGTCAAGGGGGGGCGCTGCGAAGCCTGCCAGGGTGACGGCCTGATCAAGATCGAGATGCACTTCCTGCCCGACGTCTATGTGCAATGTGATGTCTGCAAGGGTAAGCGCTACAACCGCGAGACGCTGGAAATCCACTATCGCGACAAGTCGATTGCCGATGTGCTCGACATGACGGTGGAAGACGGCGCCGAGTTCTTCAAGGCGGTGCCGACCATCCGCGAAAAGCTGGAAACGCTGAACCGCGTCGGCCTCGGCTATATCAAGATCGGCCAGTCGGCCACCACGCTGTCAGGTGGCGAAGCCCAGCGCGTCAAGCTGGCGAAGGAACTGTCCAAGCGCGCCACCGGCCGCACGCTTTACATCCTCGACGAACCGACCACCGGCCTGCATTTCGAGGATGTGCGCAAACTGCTGGAAGTACTGCACGAGCTGGTCGATTCCGGCAATACCATGATCGTGATCGAGCATAATCTTGAAGTGGTGAAGACCGCTGACTGGATCGTCGACATGGGCCCGGAAGGCGGCAGCGGTGGCGGCCGCGTGGTCGCCCAGGGCACGCCGGAGGATGTCGCCAAGGTGAAGGACAGCTATACTGGCCAGTACCTGAAGGAATATCTCAAGCCGGCGGCGCAGCGCAGCACCCCCAGCCTGAAGAAATCGAGCCGCGACGCGGCCGAATAA
- the ssb gene encoding single-stranded DNA-binding protein: MAGSVNKVILVGNLGRDPEIRSMQSGEEIAQLSLATSETWKDKASGERKERTEWHRVVIFNENLVKVAKSYLKKGSKVYIEGSLQTRKWTDKDGAEKYTTEVVLQRFRGELTMLDGREGGGGSYGGGGDDYGSSGGPGGGSGGGGRSSGSGGGGSAPRRDDMDDEIPF, translated from the coding sequence ATGGCTGGCAGCGTCAACAAGGTGATCCTGGTTGGTAATCTAGGGCGCGACCCCGAAATCCGCAGCATGCAGTCGGGCGAAGAGATCGCCCAGCTGTCGCTGGCGACGTCGGAAACCTGGAAAGACAAGGCTTCGGGTGAGCGCAAGGAGCGCACCGAATGGCACCGGGTCGTGATTTTCAACGAGAATCTGGTCAAGGTCGCCAAGTCCTACCTGAAAAAGGGCTCCAAGGTTTACATCGAAGGCTCCCTGCAGACCCGCAAATGGACAGACAAGGACGGCGCCGAAAAATACACCACCGAAGTGGTGTTGCAGCGCTTCCGTGGCGAACTGACCATGCTGGATGGCCGTGAAGGCGGCGGCGGATCATACGGCGGCGGCGGGGACGATTATGGCAGCAGTGGCGGCCCCGGTGGCGGTTCTGGCGGTGGTGGCCGCTCCTCTGGCAGTGGTGGTGGTGGTTCAGCCCCGCGCCGCGACGACATGGACGACGAGATTCCGTTCTGA
- a CDS encoding CsbD family protein, whose protein sequence is MDRVTANAKATMPSWDRIEGNWKQFTGKIQERWGELTNDDLDVVAGRREQLVGKIQERYGIVTDQAERQVAAWMNELAEADKGVARPKPSKH, encoded by the coding sequence ATGGACCGCGTAACCGCCAATGCCAAAGCCACCATGCCCTCCTGGGACCGGATCGAAGGGAACTGGAAGCAGTTCACAGGCAAAATTCAGGAGCGCTGGGGCGAATTGACCAATGATGACCTCGATGTCGTTGCCGGCCGCCGCGAGCAGCTCGTGGGCAAGATTCAGGAGCGCTACGGCATCGTCACCGACCAGGCCGAGCGCCAGGTCGCAGCCTGGATGAATGAACTGGCCGAGGCCGACAAAGGCGTCGCCAGGCCGAAGCCCAGCAAGCACTAA
- a CDS encoding CsbD family protein, which produces MRKIAIAAVSALALLAAAAPMTMAPSAYAASSGTWDQVEGNWNQFAGKVKQRWGKLTDDDVTVINGKRQELVGKIQERYGVAKKEAEKQVDEWEKTQAVR; this is translated from the coding sequence ATGCGCAAGATCGCAATCGCAGCCGTTTCCGCTCTCGCCCTGCTCGCCGCCGCCGCCCCAATGACCATGGCGCCGTCCGCCTATGCCGCCAGCAGTGGCACCTGGGACCAGGTCGAGGGCAACTGGAACCAGTTTGCCGGCAAGGTGAAGCAGCGTTGGGGCAAGCTGACCGATGACGACGTGACCGTGATCAACGGCAAGCGTCAGGAGCTGGTCGGCAAGATCCAGGAACGCTACGGCGTCGCCAAGAAGGAAGCCGAGAAGCAGGTGGATGAATGGGAGAAAACCCAGGCCGTCCGCTGA
- the mazG gene encoding nucleoside triphosphate pyrophosphohydrolase, translating to MTASHDLTSLAELLRIMARLRDPDGGCPWDLEQSFATIAPYTIEEAYEVEDAIARNDLPALKDELGDLLLQVVFHARMAEEAGHFAFPDVAAGIADKMVRRHPHVFGDVNADHPETVSANWESIKAAERAAKAEAAVDHGLSAVLAGVTPGLPALLRAVKLQNRAARVGFDWPDKRPVLAKIREELEELEVEIESGGSDRIEEEFGDFLFVVANLARHLKLDPEASLRAANRKFERRFSHMEIILNSEGKQLAECDLDTMDAAWNKAKLLENQQK from the coding sequence ATGACAGCTTCCCATGATCTCACCAGCCTGGCCGAACTGCTGCGCATCATGGCGCGGCTACGCGACCCGGATGGTGGCTGCCCCTGGGATCTCGAGCAGAGTTTCGCGACCATCGCGCCCTACACCATCGAGGAAGCCTACGAGGTCGAAGACGCCATTGCGCGCAACGACCTGCCGGCGCTCAAGGATGAGCTCGGCGACCTGCTGCTGCAGGTCGTGTTCCATGCCCGCATGGCCGAGGAAGCCGGCCATTTCGCCTTCCCGGACGTCGCCGCCGGGATCGCCGACAAGATGGTCCGCCGGCATCCGCATGTCTTCGGTGATGTGAACGCCGATCATCCCGAGACCGTCAGTGCGAACTGGGAAAGCATCAAGGCCGCCGAGCGCGCCGCAAAGGCCGAGGCAGCCGTCGATCATGGCCTGTCGGCCGTGCTGGCCGGCGTCACCCCGGGCCTTCCGGCGCTGCTACGCGCCGTGAAGCTGCAGAACCGGGCCGCCCGGGTCGGGTTCGACTGGCCGGACAAACGCCCTGTTCTTGCAAAGATTCGTGAGGAACTCGAAGAGCTTGAGGTTGAAATCGAATCTGGTGGATCAGATCGCATTGAGGAAGAGTTTGGCGACTTTCTGTTCGTGGTCGCCAACCTGGCCCGTCATCTGAAGCTCGATCCGGAAGCCTCGCTGCGAGCAGCAAATCGAAAATTTGAGCGTAGATTCAGTCATATGGAAATCATTCTCAATTCAGAAGGTAAACAGTTGGCGGAATGCGACCTCGACACCATGGATGCGGCCTGGAATAAGGCCAAGCTACTGGAAAACCAGCAGAAATAA
- a CDS encoding calcium-binding protein: MAVITGDATDNVLNGTAAADQIYGLNGNDTLTGGNGIDLLDGGDGDDSLYGGNQNDTLNGGNGIDTAVFEKPIGRYRITYNNGVITVDAQSGYEDVDTLTGMEKLKFNGLVYDFTGWTGGPLPEPTMPAGTVYGTEGHETLTGTGGVDYLHGLGGDDVMIGGAGGDILVGGSGNDTASYAGSSAGVTVSLETGLGFYGDAANDVLHGFENLQGSSFNDTLTGNGGDNIFISSGGVDDITGGAGVDWVDYSDIVKPAGMTGMFFQRGTPTNIASYFYNASINPFKDTLRQVEGVRGSAYDDVYMNILTSDDMFEGGAGADIFDGRGGNDTLVYTHSAAGVNVNLATGAASGGDATGDQFTGSYVWRGTTRNLAGATNLSGSEHADTLTGSSVANVLRGADGDDTLRGDGGNDTLDGGAGVDIAVYALSLNNYTISYNSGAITVAANIGTEGTDTLTGIEKLLFANGTLDLTEWTGGPLPPLLGPNDIMGSSGDNVLTGTAAGQSIYGMAGNDSISGAGGNDVLTGGDGSDTYLVARGDGVDDIVQAGITDAAGTTDAVLFGSGVSYDQLWFRQVGNDLRIDVIGESASSVLLKSWYTDSTRRVDSIQTTDGSHSLSAANVQALVDAMATYTQPGTGDFTLSPQLASDLAPVFATTWA; encoded by the coding sequence ATGGCTGTTATCACTGGCGATGCCACAGATAACGTTTTGAATGGTACGGCCGCTGCCGATCAGATTTACGGCCTTAATGGCAATGACACCCTCACCGGCGGCAATGGCATCGACCTGCTTGATGGTGGCGATGGCGATGACAGCCTCTATGGCGGCAATCAGAACGACACGCTCAATGGCGGGAATGGCATCGACACCGCCGTGTTTGAGAAACCGATCGGTCGCTATCGGATCACCTACAATAACGGCGTCATCACGGTTGATGCGCAAAGTGGCTACGAAGATGTCGACACGCTGACCGGCATGGAGAAGCTGAAGTTCAACGGTCTGGTCTATGACTTTACCGGCTGGACGGGCGGCCCGTTGCCGGAACCGACAATGCCAGCGGGAACCGTGTATGGCACGGAAGGCCACGAGACGCTGACCGGGACCGGCGGCGTTGACTATCTACACGGCCTTGGCGGCGACGATGTTATGATCGGCGGCGCCGGCGGCGATATTCTGGTCGGCGGCAGCGGCAATGACACGGCGAGCTATGCCGGTTCATCTGCCGGCGTCACGGTCAGCCTGGAGACAGGGCTTGGCTTCTATGGCGATGCCGCAAACGATGTACTGCATGGTTTTGAAAACCTGCAGGGATCCAGTTTCAACGACACACTGACCGGCAATGGCGGCGACAACATTTTCATCTCCAGTGGTGGTGTCGACGATATCACCGGAGGAGCCGGTGTCGATTGGGTCGACTACAGCGATATCGTGAAGCCTGCCGGTATGACCGGCATGTTTTTCCAGAGGGGCACGCCCACGAATATTGCTTCCTATTTTTACAACGCATCAATCAATCCGTTTAAGGATACATTGCGCCAGGTAGAGGGTGTCCGCGGTTCGGCTTACGACGATGTTTACATGAACATTCTCACCTCTGACGACATGTTTGAAGGCGGCGCCGGAGCGGACATCTTCGATGGCAGAGGCGGGAATGACACGCTGGTTTACACGCATTCCGCCGCGGGTGTGAATGTCAATCTGGCAACAGGTGCTGCCAGCGGCGGCGATGCAACCGGCGACCAGTTCACTGGCAGCTACGTATGGCGCGGGACTACGCGAAACCTCGCAGGTGCAACCAATCTCTCAGGCTCTGAGCATGCCGACACGCTGACCGGCAGCAGCGTTGCCAATGTGCTGCGTGGTGCCGATGGCGACGATACCCTGCGTGGCGATGGCGGCAACGACACCCTGGATGGCGGAGCCGGTGTTGATATCGCGGTTTATGCCCTGTCGCTGAACAACTACACGATCAGTTACAACAGCGGAGCCATCACGGTCGCTGCCAACATTGGCACCGAGGGCACCGATACACTGACCGGTATCGAGAAGCTGCTCTTTGCTAATGGCACCCTCGATCTTACAGAGTGGACAGGCGGGCCTCTGCCGCCGCTGCTCGGGCCGAACGACATCATGGGCAGCAGCGGTGATAACGTCTTGACGGGAACCGCGGCCGGCCAGTCGATCTACGGGATGGCCGGCAATGATTCCATTAGCGGTGCCGGCGGGAATGACGTTCTGACCGGCGGAGACGGCAGTGACACTTATCTGGTCGCACGCGGTGATGGTGTCGACGATATCGTGCAGGCCGGCATAACCGATGCAGCCGGCACCACCGATGCTGTCCTGTTCGGAAGTGGTGTGTCCTACGACCAGCTCTGGTTCCGACAGGTCGGCAACGACCTGCGGATCGATGTGATCGGCGAGAGCGCCAGCAGCGTGCTGCTGAAGAGCTGGTATACCGACAGCACCCGTCGGGTCGACAGCATCCAGACTACGGATGGCAGTCACAGCCTTTCGGCAGCCAATGTGCAGGCACTGGTTGACGCCATGGCGACCTACACCCAGCCGGGAACCGGCGACTTCACGCTGTCGCCCCAGCTGGCGAGCGATCTTGCCCCGGTGTTTGCCACAACCTGGGCCTAG